In Anopheles arabiensis isolate DONGOLA chromosome 2, AaraD3, whole genome shotgun sequence, the genomic window AATATACGCAGCTGGAACGTTACCAGCTCGCTCGTGTCTACGCTCTGCTCGATCCGATGCTGTTGCTTGATGCGTTCAATCTTGACTGCCGGCACGTTTGCCGTCCGTTGGCGCTTGAATTTGGCCAACCGTAAACTTTGAGCGGGCGGTTGGTTGGAGTCACGCGTTCGCAGAAAGGGTTCCAGGAGTGGTAGCACCTGTCGGAGCAGTCGCTCCCGTATCTCCCCTCGCAAAGGTGGGTAGCGGAAGCGTACAATACGCTGCAGCGAGTACAGTGCGGCCCGTGCGATGGACAGTAAACTTCGCCCCAAACGGAATGCGGTCCGGAACACGTCCACCATGAGCGGTTGCTTGCGGGTTTTGTCTTCAATGAAATCGACCAGCAAGCGTACCGGTGCATTGAGCACAAAGCGAAGACATGCCAGCTGCAACTCTCCGATCGCGTACAGTGCACGCTGTATCGTTTGCTCCAGATAGAACGCCAGTAAGATTTGCGTCGTTCGAAAATCCTCGGATGGCGCTTCCTGCTGTCGAAAGTACCCAATCCGTTCTGCCGTTGCAAGTCCCATCTCGATTAGCTTTACAAAGCCACTCACCAGCGGACGGTTCAGCGACTGTCTAACGAACCGCTCGAAGTACGGACGGATCCAATCGGCGAACAGTTCCCGAACAGCGGCGGGCGTTTGCGGACCATGCAACATGTCACGGTACAGTTCCACCAGATTGAGAAAGATGTGGTAGTCCTTCGGTTTGGTCGGTAGTAGGTCTATGTTGGGATCGCTGAAGAACAGCTCCTGTTGCTGTCCATCATCGTCCTGGAAGGTTCGCTTGCGGGTCGATAGATCAAGCTTTTCCACTATCACAAACAGCGTGTTCATGAACGCACGGTAGAGGGCAGGCAGCACGGATGAATCGTGTGCGCTTTGTGCTTTGTCCAGCAACCCCTGCCACAGGGGAAGATAGTTTTTGTACGTTACCAGGTCCCGCTTCCAGTCGGTTTTGGGCGTTATATCACCGGCGGCTACGTTTGACGATGGTACGGGAAGTGCTGCAGGAAAAGGCAATGCGTGTGTACAGCTCCAGACGATtccctgcagcagcacactgTCGAGCAGCTGATGCCGGGTAGTTCCTCCAAGCTTCCCAATATTTTCCAGCATACTCACAACCGATCGTACAATCAGCTCGTGGTGCGCGGTGGAAATGTGGTAAAAATCGCGCACCAGTGCCACCGTCATCGTTTGCACCGAAACAAGCTGTACCGTGGAGAGCTGTTGGACGTGGGTAAGAATCTCCGACAGAGCTTGAATGAAGTCGGGTAAATATACAAGCATGTCAGCCGTGCTAGACGCTGACCGCTCACATATGCCCTCGATACGCTGCAGTACGATGGTGAGCAGTTCGTTCAGCGAGATGCTGGACGCTCCCGCCAACTGTTGACAGGGACCGGCCATGATTCCGAACCCACGGATAGCAATCCGAATCTCCAAACGATCCACAGTGGCCGAGCTTAGCAGTTTTCTGTAGTAGTTGACGTACTGGTTCAGTACATCTACCTTCGGTGGATATTCGCGCCCACGTTCCGCCGCTAGTTCTGGGGTGGACAATACACGGGCGACCTCTCCGTGGAATGCATACAAAGCTTTCAGCCCAGCGTCTCTATCCTCCTGGCTGCTTGATTTGATCCACCTGCCGGCCAGCATTGTTTGCCAGTGCACATGATCCGCGTACAGCTGCCACGAGAACAGCGTTGCATGGTTGCCTACCACGTGCAGAGCATTCCGGAAAACGGCCCGCTCGGAGCGGTTTTCTTCCCAGATGGAGAGCTTTTTTACCAGCAGGTAAAGCCGTTGGCGCAGTTCTCGATCGTTTTCCGACGGCGCAAAATGGACCAGGAAAAGATCCAGCCCACGTACGGCTCCCGCCAACGAAACGAGCGATGGGTAGTTTTCCTCCAGCAACTGTTTTTCCGCCGCGTTCAGAAATATGTCCCTCACTCGATCCGGCTCAGGTATACTGGCTGGAAAGTTTTGGGCAAGCTGGCCCAACAGTTCGTACAGATTCTGCTGAAATCGATTCGGAAGCTTTCCCTGCTGAAACACCAACAGCAGCTCTGCCGGAAGTTGATCGAGCTGTGCGTACGTTTCGTTTTGCAAACATCCGTAAGCCACGCTGTCTTGCAGTACGAGAGCGGCCAGCTCGCGGCTCCTTGCTGGCACGGAGGACGATTGGATGTATCGTAGGGCTATCGGCACAATCACCACCATCCGTTTGCCCATCAACGGCGAATGTTTCTCGATCGTTTTACGAAACAGTTCAAACGTACTCTCGATCACCTTCCCGAAGTGTTTCGCACTGGAGAATGATTTGTTCAGAAAGGCTACCAATCCGTTCGCTGAGGTGAGCATACACTCAAGATTGAAATCTGAAAGAACAAAGTTGAATAACACAAAACGGCTGATGGGTGAAAATTGTGGAAGAAAAATGCCAAGATGCAACTATCATACCAGTTTCGGCCTGGCTTTCTTCGGCCTTTTCGACAATGAGCTGTGTGATGCGATCGATAATGCTGCGTGCTTGAGGAATCTGTTGTGTATCGAGGCATGTTTTTAGCTGCCTCAAACAGGTGCTTAAATCCGATTCCATTGTGATACTGCTTCAAAATTGAACGTTCCTGTACTTTCCTGTATTTTCATGTACCGAGCACCGGCTTCGAACAATATTTTTCCCGAACGTGTACacaatttcttttatttcaccGTCACAGAGCAATACATCACAGTTGAAGCACAATAAATATGATAAGTTTTAAacgaaaaatgtgtttttataaAATTCCGCTAACGATGTAAAGTGATTTCCTCCGCGGAGTAAAAACAACTGACCGAAGAGTTCGCGCGCCTTgatcgtttgttttgattacGTAGCTGTCAAATGCCACGGTGGTCGACCATCATTAAAATCTTTCGTTTAATTGTTATTGTAgtttttgaatgcattttttaatttgaagtgtttttaaaatattaattcaatttaataatttgtaTACCActcttttatttatattttccacATAAAATGTCACATTAGTGCAGCAAATTCTATCCAACCGAGCCACCACTATGCGACCGGCATTAGCTGCACGCGAAAAATTAGTGCCAACAAACGCAGAAAGACGAGAGCGGCGAGACGGGAAATTTGCTGCATTCAATCGATTTTCTAACGCCACCCGTGTTGTTGTGGCTCTCTGTCAGCGTTTGGCCAGGCCAGCAGTGACGTCAGCACACCCGCAGCACGCCGTCGCACTATCCACCATCTCGCTCGCGGTCGTTTTATGACGTCGGTAATTGCTCGCTCGACAGGCTCGACGCTACATCACATCAAACGCTGCTGGTCCGGCTCGCTTATCGGTGGCAAACAGTGTATCCGGCCGTCGGCGCTTCCGCAATCCGTCGTACGCAACGGCAGTGTCCCCGTGTGTCCATTCGGAACGAAGTTTAGCGTGATGGGCAAACCGAAGGTGGTGTTTGTGCTCGGTCCGCCCGGCTCGGGCAAGGGTACGCAGTGCGAGAAGATAGTGAAAGAGTTTGGCTACACGCACCTTTCCGCCGGGGATTTGCTGCGCGAGGAGCGCAACCGGGAGGGGTCCGAGTACGGAGCGCTGATTGAGGACAACATTAAGAACGGGCGGATCGTGCCGGTGGAAATTACCTGCGCCCTGCTGGAAAATGCCATGAACAAAACCACCGAGGTGAGCgtataatgatgatgatggtgcatgatggtggtggtgtgcgatTTTTGCACCACGGGCCCTTCCAGCATACTATCCTGGATTGGCATACCGATAAGGGTGGGAACGCACTTGAAAATGAACGTGTGTGGAATATTATTACACAATCAAGTGCTGTCGAATGCGTGCATGTCGATTAttggtggtgtgtggtggtaGTGATTACCAAATGGTCACTGCGCGGGGGGTCAGACTGGGTGACACGCGCGGTAGCAGCGTGGTTCAAGTTCGGTGAATTTCCAACGGGACGCATTTTTACGCAATATCTATACagtatttgttatttttagacCACCACCATACGCTAGAAAGGCCCCCCAACCGAACGTTGTAGCTTTATAATGAGATTGGCACATGGCGCCTAGAGCACACGTCTAATCGGTGACCGTATTTCCGTACCCCTCTCCCGTACAGGCGACCGGTAACGATCGATTCCTGATCGATGGTTTCCCCCGGAACGAGG contains:
- the LOC120904803 gene encoding UMP-CMP kinase, coding for MTSVIARSTGSTLHHIKRCWSGSLIGGKQCIRPSALPQSVVRNGSVPVCPFGTKFSVMGKPKVVFVLGPPGSGKGTQCEKIVKEFGYTHLSAGDLLREERNREGSEYGALIEDNIKNGRIVPVEITCALLENAMNKTTEATGNDRFLIDGFPRNEDNLQGWTKKMADKVEQQFVLFFECSEQQCTERCLKRGESSGRSDDNAESLKKRFNTYINDTVAIIKHYEELQLVKKIDASAGPDAVFEHVKAIFGEQK